From Algoriphagus sp. NG3, the proteins below share one genomic window:
- a CDS encoding gliding motility-associated C-terminal domain-containing protein: MKLKLALGLFLIFLIAGISEAWATHIRAGEITAERQSPQSLVYKITVVGYTDTRSNVIFGPGTIDFGDGRVVEGLNTESAFELVEDLGNQIEKNTFVIEHTFQGPGTYTIRFLEQNRNDRTLNMDNSVDTPFYVETTITIDPFIGVNNSPVLTIPPVDNGAVNVRYIHNPGAYDPDGDSLAYVMDVPKQAFQRPVNNYRSPASAEFSFSQEDGTTPAFLTLDPVTGDLVWDAPGTAGQFNIAFRVNEYRKLNGKWELIGSVVRDMQIIIENSNNRRPELILPPDLCVEAGTLIEEIIQGEDPDGDPVRIEIFGEPMEITSSPASYSPESAFQPSPGIVNFNWQTVCNHVRAREYEVRVRITDQPRSGPALVDIKTWRIKVVGPPPVFDEIEQMSGRSVELNWDPYVCANSANEMQVWRRINSDPYQPDSCETGIRAGYELIGTTDMQTQDFLDTNGGDGLAPGNTYCYRLVAAFPEPRLGESIVSEEICVTIDVDVPIITNVSVEETDPTAGEIFVKWTPPYDIDKVQFPGPYSYELLRSTGFTGNAGQVSLGITSDTLFTDTGLNTASLVYNYEVVLLDRNTKIDTSSKASSVWADLTIINEAIEVNWQFTVPWNNAVSEFKHEVYRNKTDADAADADTFVKIAEVDVTTEGYTFLDDGSFNGVPLNKEIEYCYYVITKGSYNVSGLVYPLENKSQIVCGKPDDNRLPCPPVLTFEGPECSAYLAEVPCNNSTYEHDLSWTPDFSGECDDELSGYNLYFTPDGESGQFEIVATLSSLELETTITNLPNYRGCYYITAVDRSGNESDPSNIVCVDNCPNYVLPNAFTPNGDGFNETFMAFDNPFPQCPRFVLGVDIFIVNRWGVEVFSYNSLESAENDIYIRWDGTDKNGNELPSGTYFYSGNVVFDVLDPALKEQTLKGTIQLLR; encoded by the coding sequence ATGAAGCTGAAACTCGCCCTCGGACTTTTTCTAATATTCCTGATAGCCGGAATTTCTGAAGCTTGGGCTACCCATATTCGCGCCGGTGAAATCACAGCAGAGCGGCAATCACCACAATCCTTGGTATATAAAATCACGGTAGTAGGATATACAGATACCAGATCGAATGTGATTTTTGGCCCGGGAACAATAGATTTTGGTGATGGGAGAGTCGTAGAAGGACTAAATACAGAAAGTGCATTTGAACTTGTAGAGGATCTAGGCAACCAAATCGAGAAAAACACCTTTGTTATCGAACATACTTTTCAGGGTCCAGGCACCTATACAATCCGTTTTCTGGAACAAAACCGAAATGACCGTACCCTGAATATGGACAATTCGGTGGATACGCCATTTTATGTGGAGACCACCATCACCATAGATCCTTTCATCGGAGTAAACAACTCCCCTGTCCTCACCATCCCTCCTGTGGATAACGGAGCTGTAAACGTGAGATATATCCATAATCCAGGAGCTTATGACCCGGATGGAGATAGCCTTGCATATGTGATGGATGTTCCAAAACAAGCCTTTCAAAGACCTGTAAACAATTATAGAAGCCCTGCCTCTGCGGAGTTTAGTTTCAGTCAGGAAGACGGAACTACCCCTGCATTCCTGACTTTGGATCCTGTCACAGGCGATCTGGTGTGGGACGCTCCCGGTACTGCCGGACAGTTTAACATCGCATTTCGGGTCAACGAATACAGAAAACTGAACGGTAAGTGGGAACTCATAGGCAGTGTGGTCAGGGATATGCAGATCATAATAGAAAATTCGAATAACCGAAGACCTGAGCTTATCCTGCCACCTGATCTCTGCGTAGAAGCAGGGACACTGATCGAGGAAATTATCCAAGGAGAAGACCCGGATGGTGATCCAGTAAGGATTGAGATTTTTGGAGAACCCATGGAGATCACTTCTTCTCCGGCGAGCTATTCACCTGAAAGTGCATTCCAACCCTCCCCAGGTATAGTCAACTTCAATTGGCAGACCGTCTGCAACCATGTGCGTGCCAGAGAATATGAAGTGCGGGTGCGCATCACTGACCAACCTAGATCCGGCCCGGCATTGGTGGACATCAAGACCTGGCGAATCAAAGTGGTTGGCCCACCCCCTGTTTTTGATGAGATAGAACAGATGTCCGGTAGGTCGGTGGAACTAAACTGGGATCCTTATGTATGTGCCAATTCCGCTAATGAAATGCAGGTCTGGAGGAGAATCAATTCCGATCCATATCAGCCCGATAGTTGTGAGACCGGAATCCGTGCCGGCTACGAACTGATAGGAACGACCGATATGCAGACGCAAGATTTCCTTGACACAAACGGAGGGGATGGTTTGGCTCCTGGAAACACGTATTGCTATAGATTGGTGGCCGCCTTCCCTGAACCTAGACTTGGGGAAAGCATAGTCTCAGAAGAAATCTGCGTCACCATAGATGTGGATGTTCCTATCATCACTAATGTGAGTGTGGAAGAAACCGACCCTACGGCTGGTGAGATATTCGTAAAATGGACACCTCCATATGATATAGACAAAGTGCAATTCCCTGGCCCGTACAGTTATGAATTACTCAGAAGCACGGGATTTACGGGGAATGCGGGACAGGTATCATTAGGAATAACATCAGACACACTCTTCACAGATACAGGCTTGAACACAGCGTCTTTGGTTTACAATTATGAGGTGGTTTTGCTAGACAGAAACACCAAAATTGACACCTCTTCCAAGGCATCTTCCGTTTGGGCAGATCTGACGATTATCAATGAAGCCATTGAAGTAAATTGGCAATTTACCGTTCCTTGGAACAATGCTGTAAGTGAATTCAAGCATGAGGTATATAGAAACAAAACTGATGCTGATGCAGCTGATGCGGATACTTTTGTAAAGATCGCAGAAGTAGATGTGACTACTGAAGGCTATACCTTTCTTGATGATGGCAGTTTCAACGGAGTTCCTCTGAATAAAGAAATTGAGTACTGTTATTACGTGATTACCAAAGGATCTTATAATGTAAGCGGGTTGGTCTATCCTTTAGAAAACAAGTCCCAAATCGTATGTGGCAAGCCCGATGACAACCGATTGCCATGTCCGCCGGTACTGACTTTTGAAGGGCCTGAATGCTCTGCCTATCTTGCGGAGGTTCCTTGCAACAACTCCACCTATGAGCATGATTTAAGCTGGACACCTGATTTCTCAGGAGAGTGTGATGATGAACTCAGTGGCTATAATCTTTACTTCACTCCTGATGGAGAATCAGGCCAGTTCGAAATAGTAGCTACCTTATCATCACTGGAACTCGAGACTACTATTACCAATCTGCCTAATTACAGAGGTTGTTATTATATCACAGCAGTAGATAGATCTGGCAATGAATCTGATCCTAGCAACATTGTTTGTGTGGACAATTGTCCTAACTACGTTCTTCCCAATGCGTTTACTCCAAACGGCGATGGATTTAACGAGACCTTTATGGCTTTTGACAATCCATTCCCACAATGTCCTCGATTTGTGTTGGGAGTGGATATCTTCATTGTGAATAGATGGGGAGTAGAGGTGTTCTCATACAACAGCCTGGAATCTGCAGAGAATGACATTTATATCAGATGGGATGGTACAGATAAAAACGGAAATGAATTGCCGTCCGGCACATATTTCTATTCCGGCAACGTAGTCTTTGATGTGCTCGATCCGGCACTCAAAGAGCAAACCCTAAAAGGAACAATTCAGCTCCTTAGATGA
- a CDS encoding thiol-disulfide oxidoreductase DCC family protein yields the protein MTAKKSIIFFDGVCNLCNASIDFVIRRDKKDRFLVGALQDDFSRKILSGFEVEEDYLDSLVLLEKGRIYYKSTAALKIARNLSGLWPALYPIIILPKFLRDPIYNWIGANRYRWFGKKNTCRLPTPEEKSKFLSEATLSQTGLSQRP from the coding sequence ATGACAGCAAAAAAATCCATCATCTTTTTTGATGGCGTATGCAACCTATGCAATGCTTCCATTGATTTTGTGATCCGACGAGATAAGAAAGATCGCTTTTTGGTGGGTGCATTGCAAGATGATTTCAGCAGAAAAATCCTTTCCGGATTTGAAGTGGAGGAAGATTACCTTGACTCCTTAGTCTTGTTGGAAAAAGGCAGGATTTACTATAAAAGTACCGCTGCGCTGAAAATAGCCCGAAACCTTTCAGGGTTATGGCCAGCTTTATATCCAATTATTATTTTGCCCAAATTCCTCAGGGATCCAATATATAATTGGATCGGCGCAAACCGGTATCGCTGGTTTGGCAAAAAAAACACCTGCCGTCTCCCTACCCCTGAGGAAAAATCCAAATTCCTTTCTGAAGCGACCCTGTCCCAAACAGGACTAAGTCAAAGGCCCTGA
- the fabD gene encoding ACP S-malonyltransferase — protein MKAFVFPGQGAQFPGMGKELYEENPKAKELFEQANEILGFRITDIMFEGTAEQLQQTNVTQPAVFLHSVILAKTTPDFAPDMVAGHSLGELSALVANGTLAFEDGLKLVHQRALAMQEACEINPSTMAAILGLPDEKVEEICAGITEEVVVPANYNCPGQLVISGSNKGIEIACAKMKEAGAKRALPLPVGGAFHSPLMEPAREKLQKAIEATEFHTPSCPVYQNVSTTAVTDVSEIKANLIAQLTAPVKWTQSVQNMVADGAIVFVECGPGKVLQGLVKKIHAEAEVSGL, from the coding sequence ATGAAGGCATTTGTTTTTCCGGGCCAAGGAGCCCAATTCCCAGGAATGGGAAAAGAACTTTATGAAGAAAATCCCAAAGCAAAAGAATTGTTTGAGCAAGCAAATGAAATCTTGGGTTTCCGTATCACGGACATCATGTTTGAGGGAACTGCGGAGCAGCTACAGCAAACCAACGTAACACAGCCGGCGGTATTTCTTCATTCTGTAATTTTGGCTAAAACAACCCCTGATTTCGCTCCGGATATGGTAGCTGGTCATTCTTTAGGTGAACTTTCTGCCCTTGTTGCCAATGGGACTTTAGCATTCGAAGATGGCCTTAAGCTAGTTCACCAAAGAGCGCTGGCCATGCAGGAAGCATGTGAAATCAATCCTTCCACTATGGCAGCTATCCTAGGGCTGCCAGATGAAAAAGTAGAAGAAATCTGTGCCGGCATCACAGAAGAAGTAGTGGTTCCCGCTAACTACAATTGCCCTGGCCAGCTGGTGATCTCCGGATCCAACAAGGGAATAGAAATCGCCTGTGCTAAAATGAAAGAGGCCGGAGCCAAGCGGGCACTGCCACTTCCTGTAGGAGGAGCTTTCCACTCCCCATTGATGGAACCTGCACGTGAGAAATTACAAAAAGCGATAGAAGCCACTGAGTTCCATACACCAAGTTGCCCGGTGTACCAAAATGTAAGCACCACAGCAGTAACCGACGTTTCGGAAATCAAAGCAAACCTAATCGCCCAACTGACTGCTCCGGTGAAGTGGACCCAATCCGTACAAAATATGGTAGCTGATGGGGCAATTGTGTTTGTAGAGTGTGGCCCTGGTAAAGTACTCCAAGGATTGGTCAAGAAAATACATGCTGAAGCTGAGGTTTCAGGTCTTTAA
- the folK gene encoding 2-amino-4-hydroxy-6-hydroxymethyldihydropteridine diphosphokinase: MFEKAVLLLGGNKGDRFTLLKAAVEAISRLGELTLSSGIYETEAWGGVAKGPFLNQMVEIKTTCSPFELLGFIQQIETDLGRKRDEHWGDRTMDIDIIYFGERVIDSPALQVPHPFLAERKFVLVPLAEILPDLTHPIIGKTNRQMLIECQDRSEVRVWEC; this comes from the coding sequence ATGTTTGAGAAAGCCGTTTTACTACTGGGAGGTAACAAAGGGGATAGGTTCACACTTCTGAAAGCAGCTGTAGAGGCGATTTCCCGCTTGGGAGAATTGACATTGAGCTCTGGTATATACGAGACAGAAGCTTGGGGTGGAGTGGCTAAGGGACCCTTTTTGAACCAAATGGTGGAAATAAAAACAACTTGTTCTCCATTTGAACTCTTAGGTTTTATTCAGCAAATCGAAACTGATCTTGGGAGAAAAAGAGATGAACACTGGGGAGACCGTACCATGGATATTGATATTATTTATTTTGGAGAAAGGGTGATTGACTCTCCCGCACTTCAGGTTCCACACCCCTTCTTAGCAGAAAGAAAATTTGTACTTGTGCCATTGGCTGAAATTCTTCCTGATTTGACACATCCGATTATAGGCAAAACCAATCGACAGATGCTGATCGAATGCCAGGATAGGAGCGAGGTGAGGGTATGGGAATGTTAG
- the sppA gene encoding signal peptide peptidase SppA, which translates to MKFLGNVLAVIVGLFVFSILSVLVMFGLIGMLAATGSDKVTVNENTVLHLDLNGRTIVERTSEDDLDFSSLGNPFGQDLTAGLLNLKKAIAEAKTNDKIKGIYLNTGLVFAGQASLLELREALLDFKTSGKFILAYDEAYTEGGYYVASVADEIYLNPLGGIDFNGFSAEGIFFKGLFEKVGVKPEIFRVGEFKSAVEPFILEKSSPEARLQTQSFLDDMNEFALHEVAESRGITYDSLKKTNDLMLVRKPQDAVTYGLATDLLYFDQVLSKLKDKLGVDEDDDIKTINVTDLNSTVKSKNITSSNRIAVIVAEGEIVGGKADGVISSDKFAKEIRKARKDDNIKAIVLRVNSPGGSVVASEVIWREMAEAKKAKPVYVSMGEVAASGGYYISAPADTIVAQPNTITGSIGIFGMMFNAQELLNDKLGITTDVVKTGELSDFMNPTRPMTDVERSIIQNIIEDGYETFISRVSEGRGMSAEAVKEIASGRVWTGNQAKERGLVDVMGGLNTTIQLAADRIGAGDDYRVVYYPAQKSWIETLMEDFGKNVQTKILKSELGTNYTLYQQVEKLKSYEGIQVRMPQDIIIK; encoded by the coding sequence ATGAAATTCTTAGGAAATGTACTGGCAGTCATCGTCGGGCTTTTTGTTTTCAGCATATTGAGTGTGCTCGTAATGTTTGGCTTGATCGGAATGCTGGCAGCGACGGGGAGCGACAAAGTCACCGTGAATGAGAACACCGTTCTACATCTAGATCTTAACGGAAGAACTATCGTGGAACGCACCTCGGAAGATGATCTGGATTTTTCTAGCTTAGGCAACCCATTTGGTCAGGATCTCACTGCCGGGTTGCTCAATCTGAAAAAAGCTATAGCTGAGGCCAAAACCAATGATAAGATCAAAGGCATTTACCTTAATACCGGATTGGTTTTCGCAGGCCAGGCCAGTTTGCTTGAATTGAGAGAAGCTCTACTTGATTTCAAAACTTCGGGCAAATTCATCCTCGCCTATGACGAAGCCTATACTGAAGGCGGCTATTATGTCGCCTCAGTAGCAGATGAAATCTACTTAAACCCACTTGGAGGCATAGACTTTAATGGATTCTCAGCAGAAGGCATTTTCTTCAAGGGATTGTTTGAAAAAGTCGGTGTTAAGCCGGAAATTTTCAGAGTTGGGGAATTCAAATCTGCAGTAGAACCGTTTATTTTAGAAAAAAGCAGCCCTGAAGCCAGATTGCAAACCCAGTCATTTTTGGATGACATGAATGAGTTTGCTCTGCATGAGGTGGCTGAATCAAGAGGAATAACTTATGATTCCCTGAAAAAGACCAATGACCTGATGCTTGTGCGCAAGCCGCAGGACGCTGTTACTTATGGCCTTGCCACTGATCTACTCTATTTTGACCAAGTACTTTCCAAATTAAAAGATAAGCTGGGCGTAGATGAAGATGATGATATCAAGACGATCAATGTCACAGATCTTAACTCCACTGTGAAGTCCAAAAACATCACTTCTTCCAATAGAATCGCAGTAATAGTGGCGGAAGGTGAGATCGTAGGCGGTAAAGCTGATGGGGTGATCAGTTCTGATAAATTTGCCAAAGAAATCCGCAAGGCTCGAAAAGATGACAATATCAAAGCTATCGTACTCCGTGTAAACTCTCCTGGAGGATCTGTAGTGGCCTCTGAGGTGATCTGGAGAGAAATGGCCGAAGCCAAGAAAGCCAAGCCAGTCTATGTTTCTATGGGTGAAGTGGCGGCTTCCGGTGGATATTATATTTCTGCCCCAGCCGATACCATCGTGGCCCAGCCAAACACCATCACGGGATCTATCGGCATTTTCGGCATGATGTTCAATGCCCAGGAGTTGCTGAATGACAAGCTTGGAATCACAACCGATGTAGTGAAAACAGGTGAATTGTCCGACTTTATGAATCCTACCAGACCCATGACTGACGTGGAGCGATCTATTATTCAAAACATCATAGAGGATGGTTATGAAACCTTCATCTCACGCGTGTCCGAAGGAAGGGGAATGTCTGCCGAAGCCGTGAAGGAAATAGCATCGGGGCGTGTATGGACTGGAAACCAAGCCAAAGAACGGGGCTTAGTAGATGTAATGGGAGGACTTAATACTACTATCCAACTCGCTGCTGATAGAATCGGTGCAGGAGATGATTACAGAGTAGTGTACTATCCAGCCCAAAAATCATGGATAGAAACACTCATGGAAGATTTTGGAAAGAATGTCCAAACAAAAATCCTGAAGAGCGAATTAGGAACCAATTACACCCTTTACCAGCAGGTAGAAAAATTAAAATCCTACGAAGGTATCCAGGTAAGAATGCCACAGGATATCATCATTAAATAA